In the genome of Streptomyces sp. NBC_00433, the window CCCGCCGCGCCCCGAGCAGTGCTGATTCACGGCTCCTGTCCGGCGCCGTCCAGCAGGTGCGCGGGCCCGGCAGCCTGCGGGACCTGGCAGCCAGGCTGTCTGCCGCCCCGCCGTCGAGCCCGGAGCCCGACCCGGACAACGGAGTCCCCTTCGCGACCGACACCGAGGAGATCATCGCCGGGTACGCCGATCGGCTGTCCCTCACCGATGTTCGCCAGCTCGCCCATGTCGTCAACACCGGTCACGCGATCACCATCGAGTACGACGCAGCCTCCGGCGGTCACAGCGTGCGGAGCGTCAGCGAACTGGTCTTGGACCCGCCCTACCTCCGTGCTTGGTGCCATCTCCGAAACGACGAGCGCGTCTTCACGCTGTCCCGCATTGCGAGCGTCATGCCCGCATCGCCCTTGTGAGCACCGGAAAGCTTCCGGCTGGCCGGTGTAGCAGGTTCTGAATTGACGGAGGATCGTGCTGGTCAGTGAGCCGTTGCGTCGAGACGAAGCCGTGCGGGGATGACGGGGCGCTCGCCGGGTCCGAGGTTGCGATTGGCATTCCCTGGGGTCCGGGGCGCTTCGAAGGAGAACCCGAGTTCGGCCAGGAACCCTGTGCCTGGCTGCCAGCCTTCAACTGCAGAAGCAACCACTTGGGTGTAGTCCTGTGCGGCGAGTTCACGGAGGAGGGCGGAGGCCACCAGGCGGCCCAGCCCCTGGCGCCGATATGCAGGGTGGATAAGGAACAGGCCGAGCGAGCAACCGTCTGGCGTCGGATACCGGAGCACGGAGTCGATCACGCCGACGATTCGGCCGTCGACGGTGATGACGATGAGAGCCTTGTCCTGGAAGGCCGCACCCTCAGGCAGGGCGTAGTACAGGCTTTGGACATCGCCGGGCGCGGCAGGTTGGCCCGTGGTGGCCGTGAACCAGTCCTCAGCCCCGTCGAACAGTGCGAGCACGTCCTGCTCGTCAGCCGGTTCCAGATCTCTGATTTGGACTTTTCGGTCACCGAGTGCAAGGTCCAGCAACATGGCGGCAGTCTAATTCCAGCGTCGCCGTCTGCGCTGGGCCCGGTGGCAACAGGAACGGCCACCCCGTGATCATCGGGATGACGGTGTGTCTGTACGGCCGCGCAGGGTCGCTGTGGGTTGATCGTCGGGCGGTCCCGGCAGGGGTCTGAACACCAACCGACGACCGTGGCACGTGCTGAGTGTCGCGCTCTTTGCCGAGGAGTCCCCATTGTGAGACCGACCCTGCGACATGCCACGTTCCCTCGACGTGGCGCGGGAGCCGCGTGTGAGCGGAGACGTCCGGCCAGGCGTGCTGCCGTGCTGCTCGCCACGGTGGCGCTGCCGGCGGCCCGGGTGGTGCCCACGGCCGCGCCCGCCGCGGCGGCGCCCGTGACGCTCACTTTCAACGCGGGCGCCGACCAGCCCTTCACCGTCCCGTTCGGCGTCACCCAACTGACCGTCACCGCCACCGGCGCCGCGGGCCAGAACGGGACCATCGGCGGCGCAGGCGGCAACGGCGCCACCGTCCCCGCCACCCCGGGCGCCACCCTGTTCGTGAATGTCAACACGGGCGGCGGGGGAGGCGGCTCCGGCTTCCCGGCCGGCACCGGCGGAGCCACCTGCTCGCAGTTCCCAACCACCGGCGGCACCAACGGTGCGGCCGGCGACGGGGACACCTCCTCTGTCGCCTTCATCCCCCACGCGGCGTGAGGGCCACTGGTCTCAGTCCTGGTCTCATTCAGCTCCGTCCGACGGCGTTCGGAACCCGGACCACCACCTGGTTCATCGCAGGTCATACCGGCTCTGGCCCGTGGCGCACGCCGACGTGACCCGTGGGAAAGCGTGCCCAGGGCAACCCCTCACGAGTTCGAATCTCGTATCCTCCGCCAGCGCCTCACCGGGCACGACCTCGTAGGGCCCCGCTGCTCGCCCCGGAACTGCTGCCGTTCTCCCGGACAGCAGCTGACGGCTTGGCGTTCCTTCCCCAAGTACGCGTCGGGCGAGCGATCTTGTCCACCGATCGCCGGCGGATACGCGCCCGCGGCCTGGGCGGCACCGGCGACTGGACCGCGTGCCTCGCCAACTGGCGGATGCGGTACGCAGTACCCCGCTTCGTCCACCTCGGCGGTAGCGACCGCCGCCTCCGGCTCGGCCTCGGCCTCCCCGAGCACCAGCGGCTCCCGCACACCTTCCACGGCTCCTTCGGGAAGTGGGCGTCGCCTCGTCGGCGCCGGCCACCCCGATCCGACACCCCCTCCCGGGTTTTCCGCGGGCTTTTTTGGGGCCGCTCGCAGGTGGTCACGCCGGCGGGCGAGCCGATGCCCGGCCCGCAGCCGGGCGCACCCGCGGTCAGGGAGGTCCACCGGGCATGGCATGCCCGAGCAGCCGTCGCCGGCACGTGCCGACGACGGCTGCTGACGCGTGACGCATCCCGTGCATCCCGTGCATCCCGCGAGTCCCCCCCGGTCCGCGTTGCGGGAGAGGCCCCGACGGCCCGCGTGAACGGGTGAGCCGGGGGAAATTCCCGCTGTTATGCGGAATGCGTTTACGGGGTGTCGAGGGTGATGCGTTCGGCGAGGTAGTCGTACCCGTCCTGAGGACCGTCGCCGATGGTCACCCAGACCTGCTGGCCCTCGTGGAGTTTTGCGAATCCTGGCATCTCGATCGCCGCGAAACCGGCCCAGCAGCCGCCGGGAGCGGAAGGGGAATCAATGACTCCCCATCCTTCGTCGTCGTGCCAGAAACGGACGACACCACGCTCGGGCATGAGGAACGTCGCCTTTCAGCAGGAAGTCGGCGAGCAGGGATAGGCGGAAAGCTTGAAGTGCCCATAGTACTGCAGGGTGGCGACGCCTCCGCCGGGAACAGCCCAGGTGATGACGTCGGAATAGGCGATGCTGTTGTTGTCGTGGGCCGGGTTGTAGGTGCCGTGGATGATGTACCGGCAGATGACACCGGGATGCGGGGCCTGCTTGGGCTTGGTGACGCCGTTGAGCGCCCAGATCTGGCCGGCCTCGTTGACGGTTCCCGCCGCGGTCGCGCAGGCCGTCGTGCTGAGGCGGTACGACCAGGAGGCGGTCGTGCCGCCGCACGCGTGCTGGACGGTGTAGGTGCCGTTGGCGTCGACGAAGGTGTTCTGTATGCCGCAGGGCAGCACCTGCCCGGTGGGCTGGCCTGCGGGGATGACCGCGGCGGGGCCGGCCCCGAGGTCGGTCCGCTTCCCGTTGACCGTCAGGACGGAGTGGAAGCCGGAGGCGGTGACCGGTGCGGCCGTCGGGCTGTCCGCGTGGGCTGCGGAGGAGAATCCGATCATCGTTCCCGCGGCGACCATGGCGGACACGAGAATTGCGCGTATTTTCATGGAGAACCCCACCCCTGGATACTATCGTTCCCAAATGACATGGCGTTTTAAACTACCTGTGACGTCCGCGCATGTCAAACACCTTTCCCGGTGGTCGGAACTATCGGATCTTCCGCCGCGGGTGGTTTTACCCGGCATGCTTCCCGTCCGGCAGGAAACGGAATGCATTCTGCGTACCGCGTTCGTGCCGCTGAGGTGGACGCTCTGGTTGGCCCCCGCGCTTTCTGGCCGTCCCGGAGGAACAGGCTCCGGGCGTGTGTGCTGAGAATTCGTCGCCGCGGCGGCTTCGGCCGGCTGCCGGAGCGCAGCGGTTCGGAGGGGCGGGCGGGGGGTGCGGGCCGCGCCAACCGGAGGGGCGGGCCGCGGCTCTCTTCCGGACGGGCGGGCCGCCCGCGGGGGCCGACCCGCCACCGTGGGCCCACCCCGGCGGACGGACCGGCCGATAACGGACGGCGGCGCCGACCCCGACCGCGAACTGCCGGACGGTACGACACCGCTCCTGCGGGCGGTCGACCTCGGCTCGGACGCGATGGTCGTCGACGAGGTCTCCCTCGGTGGGCTGACCGTCCGCGTCGGCACAGCGCCGTCCTCACCTGGCTGGAGGAGAGGTCCGGCGTCGCGCCGCCAGTGAGCGCCAGGACATCGCGCAGGACGCGGAGTTCCTCGCCGCGTGGGCCTTGGACGAGCCGGACGGCATGGTGCTCGCGAGGGTCCGCGAGGGTCTTGGAGGTCCACACCGACGACGGCCACCCCGACCCCGAGGCCATGGGTCTCCGATATGCCGACCATCGGGACCCCGCGTGCGCAGCCAGGTACCCATCCTGATGCGGGGGGAGGGAGACTCCGCCGACCGGGGCCGTCACCCGTACGTTGCGCTCGCGAGTTGGGATCTCGTATCGCGCGGTCCTCCGCGTCCACGGGTTACAGCCGCGGCGGGACCGGGAGTTCACGGCTGCGGCATCCACGAGCTGACGGAGGACATGGCTGAGCCCCCCGCCGGTCGAGTCGGGAGGGGCCCAGTCGCGGTCGGTCAGCAGAACGCGGGCGGGACGCTCTGCTCGTACTGGAAGACGTTGCGGGGGTCGTACTTCGCCTTGATCCTGCGCAGCCGGTCGAAGTTGCCGTCCCAGTAGGCGGTCTCCCAGTCCTGCATACCGATGTTCGGGACGTTGACGTAGGCACCGTGCACGTAGGGCCGCAGCGCCTGGCTGAACTCGGCGATCCACGCCTGGGCCACCGGGGTCAGCTCGTCGCCGCTTCCCGGGACGCCGCGGGTGCCCCAGCCGGCACCCGGCTCGGAGTAGAAGAGCGCGTCACGGTGCGGGAACGACGTGCCGCCGCGGGGGCTCCTCCTGACCGCGCCGCCGAAGGCCTGGGCGAAGAAGTTGCTGTCGTCGGTGGGCGCGTCCCGCATGAACTGGGCAACGATGTCGATCGCCTTGTCCGGGAACGGCTTGTAGGTGAACTGTGAGAAGAACTTCCAGTTGGCGGGTTCGTCTGCGGTCGGGATCTGGAATCCCGCGTACACGTCGCCCCAATTGCCGACCTGGGTCGTGACGTCGGGGCCGCCGATCGAGAGGATCGGCGCCAGCAGCTTCTTCGCCTCCGCCGGCGTCCCCTCCGCGAGAACCGCGAACAGCAGGATCTGGTTCCGGTGGATCTCAAGCTGGGTGCCCAGACGCTTGTCGGTGTGGGGTGCCGTGCGCTGATAGGTGTCGAAGATCCTTTGCAGGTCCCCGATGCCGTCCCACGTCGCCGTCAGATAGGTGACGCTCGCGAGCGGCGCCACCTTGTAGGTGAGTCGGGTGACGATCCCGTAGTTGCCGTTGCCCGCGCCGCGCAGAGCCCACAGCAGGTCTGAGTTGTCCTCCGGGCCCGCGTTGATCACCTTGGCGCATTCGGCGCCCTCCGCCACGACGACCTCCGCGCCGATCAGGCTGTCGCAGGCCATGCCGAGGTACCGGGTGAGGAAGCCGAGTCCGCCGCCGAGCGTCGCGCCGGACAGCCCCACGCTGCCCTCCGTGCCCGTCGTCACCGCGAAGTTCTGCTTGGCGAGCGTGGTCACCGCTTCCAGTTGGTTGAGCCCGGCGCCGACCGACGCCTTACGGGCGTCGGCATCGATCTCCACCGACTTCAGCTCGCTGACGTCGATCACGATGCCGTTGTCGACATTGGACCAGCCCTCAAGACTGTGGCGGCCGCTGCGCACTCGCAACGCGACGTCGTGCTGCCGCGCCCAGGTCAAGGCATTCACTACGTCCTGGGTGTTCTGGGCGTAGACGATGACCAGCGGATAGTGCACGAACAGTTCGTCCCAGCCGATGCTCGCGTCGGCGTAGCCGGGGTCGTTGGGACGCACGATGCGACCGGTCAACTGTGCCGGCGGGCAATTACCGCCCTCGGACACCTCGCTCACGGTGCTCGCGCCCGGTGCCTCCCGGGCCGCGATGCCCGGCACGACGACTGCACCGGCGCCCGCAGCCGCCGTCGCCTTGAGCAACCCGCGACGGGAAAAGTCATCCATGGTCCATGTCCTCTCAATCGCCTGCGGACGCAAATGACCCTTTATTGGGTTATTCAGGCGGATCGGACAGTACCAAGCGGTGGCCACGGTCAACCGCTCCGACACGCTGCGCAACCGCAGTCAGGGCACCGTGCGGGCCTTGGGGGCGATCGGCGGCACCAAAGCCGAACAGGCGCTGCGCGCAGTCGCCGGAGGTGCCGGCCACCCGGCTCCGGTGCGAGGGGAGGCAGCCGTCGAAGTCGGCATCGAGGACGACCTGGGATTCGACGAGGACAAGACGACGGGCCCCCGTGCGGTGGGACACCGAGGGAACCGGCGAAGCAGATCCCGGTGGGCGAGCCGGAGCCGGCGACGGCGGGCCCGATCAGGCTTGATCGCCCGGCCCGCGACGGAACCCTCCTGCCACGGAGTCCGGCGTGGACCGATCCGCCTGCCCTCACGGCAACCAAAGCCGTCCTGGTCTCGGTCTGATTCACCCCTGCCCGGCTGTGCCCGCCTGTCACCCCACCGACGCTCCGGTCGCAGGTCGAGACACTCGACGTCGCCCTCGGCCCCTCCTTCGCCATTTCCCGGAGGAGTCCGCCGACGTGGGCAAACGGCTCGGCGACAGCGTGCCGGTCTGGCGTGCCGACGGCAGCAGAACCTCGCTCACCGTGGTCGGCGTGCTCGGCGACCGTGCCGCCGCGGACGCCTATACGACCCTGGCCCACGCTTTCTCGGCGT includes:
- a CDS encoding GNAT family N-acetyltransferase; amino-acid sequence: MLLDLALGDRKVQIRDLEPADEQDVLALFDGAEDWFTATTGQPAAPGDVQSLYYALPEGAAFQDKALIVITVDGRIVGVIDSVLRYPTPDGCSLGLFLIHPAYRRQGLGRLVASALLRELAAQDYTQVVASAVEGWQPGTGFLAELGFSFEAPRTPGNANRNLGPGERPVIPARLRLDATAH
- a CDS encoding FAD-binding oxidoreductase, coding for MDDFSRRGLLKATAAAGAGAVVVPGIAAREAPGASTVSEVSEGGNCPPAQLTGRIVRPNDPGYADASIGWDELFVHYPLVIVYAQNTQDVVNALTWARQHDVALRVRSGRHSLEGWSNVDNGIVIDVSELKSVEIDADARKASVGAGLNQLEAVTTLAKQNFAVTTGTEGSVGLSGATLGGGLGFLTRYLGMACDSLIGAEVVVAEGAECAKVINAGPEDNSDLLWALRGAGNGNYGIVTRLTYKVAPLASVTYLTATWDGIGDLQRIFDTYQRTAPHTDKRLGTQLEIHRNQILLFAVLAEGTPAEAKKLLAPILSIGGPDVTTQVGNWGDVYAGFQIPTADEPANWKFFSQFTYKPFPDKAIDIVAQFMRDAPTDDSNFFAQAFGGAVRRSPRGGTSFPHRDALFYSEPGAGWGTRGVPGSGDELTPVAQAWIAEFSQALRPYVHGAYVNVPNIGMQDWETAYWDGNFDRLRRIKAKYDPRNVFQYEQSVPPAFC
- a CDS encoding cold shock domain-containing protein translates to MPERGVVRFWHDDEGWGVIDSPSAPGGCWAGFAAIEMPGFAKLHEGQQVWVTIGDGPQDGYDYLAERITLDTP